Proteins encoded in a region of the Scomber scombrus chromosome 16, fScoSco1.1, whole genome shotgun sequence genome:
- the e2f3 gene encoding transcription factor E2F3: MVEVSGTTASTSKAKRRLEPEAGEPQELEDGGQTANTKKPSLCNTEGQTSATSPVTHRTLYERSRYDTSLGFLTHRFADLLRRSANGVLNINIAAQELNAPKRRVYDVTNVLEGVQLIKKKSKNYIEWLGGSLVAGGNQELTALIEEEKKLDELIQSCTRQVHQMCEDHHCCRFAYLTYEDIQTIPSLKEQTVIVIKAPAETKLEVPHPEESLQVHLRSTQGPIEVFLCSDDPVPMEATDGSAANDSHSYLSINGNNSVSPLFPYSSLLHACSKDYSNSTSDVNSISSPLSELTQHSTPVTVTPMSPPPTLLQSPSEDQQSFVTLTPPLAFSLDGEEYVLSLAEDEGITDLFSSVDLGSLPLDIDTHLL, translated from the exons GCAAAGAGAAGGCTGGAGCCGGAAGCTGGTGAACCCCAGGAACTTGAGGATGGTGGCCAAACCGCCAACACCAAGAAGCCCAGTCTGTGCAACACAGAAGGACAGA CTTCCGCCACCAGTCCCGTAACACACAGGACCCTGTACGAGAGGTCACGCTATGACACCTCGCTTGGGTTCTTGACGCACAGGTTTGCTGACCTGCTGAGGCGTTCCGCTAACGGGGTTTTGAACATAAACATAGCAGCCCAGGAACTCAACGCCCCAAAGAGACGAGTCTACGACGTCACTAACGTCCTGGAGGGTGTCCAACTTATCAAAAAGAAGTCTAAAAACTACATTGAGTGGTT GGGTGGTTCATTGGTTGCAGGCGGGAATCAAGAGCTAACGGCTCTCattgaggaggagaagaaactGGATGAATTGATCCAGAGTTGTACACGGCAAGTTCATCAGATGTGTGAGGACCACCACTGTTGCagat TTGCCTATCTGACCTACGAGGACATTCAAACAATTCCCAGCTTGAAAGAACAGACCGTGATTGTGATCAAAGCCCCAGCAGAGACGAAACTGGAGGTGCCACACCCAGAAGAG AGCCTCCAGGTCCACCTCCGCAGCACTCAGGGGCCAATCGAGGTGTTCCTCTGCTCTGATGACCCCGTCCCCATGGAGGCCACAGATGGCTCTGCGGCGAATGACAGCCACTCGTACTTGTCCATTAATGGGAACAACTCTGTATCCCCTTTATTTCCGTACTCGTCACTTCTCCACGCATGTTCCAAAG ACTATTCTAACAGTACTTCGGATGTAAATAGTATCTCCAGTCCACTTTCCGAGCTGACACAACACTCCACACCGGTCACTGTCACCCCAATGTCCCCACCGCCCACTTTGCTCCAATCCCCTTCGGAAGACCAACAGAGCTTTGTGACACTCACCCCACCTCTGGCCTTCTCTCTTGACGGGGAAGAATATGTCCTGAGCTTGGCTGAGGACGAGGGCATCACTGACCTCTTCTCCTCCGTCGACCTTGGCTCCTTGCCTTTAGACATAGACACGCACCTTCTTTGA